A segment of the Lelliottia amnigena genome:
CACGCATTGCGTCACAGCTTTGCCACTCACTTTATGATTAACGGGGGCAGCATTATCACGCTTCAACGGATTCTCGGGCATTCACGAATTGAGCAAACAATGACGTATGCACATTTCGCCCCTGAATACCTGCAGGACGCGATAACGCTCAATCCTTTACGCGGTGGCACGGACGCTCAGAGTGTCCACACAGTGTCCACGCTTGAGTGATTTATAGTGGTTTTCAGTGGTCTTGTGTGCCGTGCAAACCCGCATTGCACCGCTGAAAGCCCCTGTTGTAAGGGCGTATAAACGCCCTTACGCAGGCTTATTTTTTGTTTTAACCAAATGACATACATGGTCTTTTCCATCAATTTATCCGCATTGACCATATCAATACGTAAAGCCTCGCTCATGCGGGGCTTTTGTTTGTACTGACGCTGGTAGGTAAACCCCATTTAGTCCACAGGGCATGCTTCGACCCGTTGAACTCACACCACGAAGCGGACGAACTGGGGCTAAGCTAAAGGCCTGCTAAGCGCTGTGAGTTCAACCTCATCGGATTCAGCTCCTGGCACTCAGGTCTTCGCGAGTTGGACCTTGAAAGTAGATGCTACTTATATGGCAACTGCGCGGTTGAGTTAGTACAAAACGAATCGTTTCCCAGATCGATCGCCCGTTCATCAGACGTTCCCCCATTCTGGATTGACTATCAACAAACGTCTCCAACCCTGTAAGCTCAAAATCCGGTGGATACAGGCCGGTCACACGGATGTTTTCTTCAGACAGTTGCTGTGACAGTTTAGAAGTAAACCCGCTCAGCCCGTGTTTGCTCGCGAAAAAGGCGGGATGCGCAATTGAATCCGTAAAATTCGGGATCCCGCATGAAGATATAATTGAGATGATATCAGCACTGTCTGAACGTCTTAATCCAGGCAGCAACGCCTGAGTCAGTAGAATCGAACCTGTGAGCCCCGAACTGACGGTATTGATAATTTCTGTGTCAGGCTGATCGTCTAATCTCCCTGACAACCACTGAGCAGCATTGAGGATTAAAATGTCTATGGGCTTGTCTGCAGTTAACAGCTGTGAAGAAAGCTGAGCAACCGATTCATGTCGGGTTAAATCACAGATATACCCTTTTGCAATGCCGCTCTCAGCGGCAATGATGCTGCAGGTTTTTTGAATATCATCATCCCGTCGCGCGCAAAAATCCACCTCGACACCCTCTCGTGCCAACCACACGCACAGCGCCTGACCAAATCCCCCGCCTCCACCAGTAATAACCGCTCTTTTACCTCTCAGCATCTTCATGCATCCTTTTCTTAGTTACTTTGTGTGGATGTAGATATACATGAGGAGGTGGAGTGACATCTTTCAGTTAGTGCCCTTTTTACATGCGGAATATGAATAAGCGGCACTGCAAACTGTTTAATAGCGTACCGGGGGGGCAGTCACTTCTGCTCCTGGCACGAAGCGGACGATCTGCTGGAGCCGAAGGTCTGCAATGAGCGAGGAGCGGAAGTATTAAAAAGATATGGAACTGAAACCGATGTCCTCGCAGAGTAACAATGCTGACAGTAATTGAGGATGGCATATACTGCTTAGATAAATGAAGGTGGCGTATCCCTTCTTCATTTATCTATTACGACTACTATTCACCCATGAATACTCTGACTGTCTTAACTCCTCATGTAAGTTGTCAGGCAACATTTCTTCAGGTTGATAATCTCTTTTAACTTCATATACTAAGTTTGAAAATACTTCAAGAAGTTCGTCTTTATCTTTCGAGAATTTAGCAAGCGCGAGACGAATATCTCTTGAATAATTTTCTAAATTCTTATGGTACCGAGTTGCTTCGCATATCTTTTCATAAGAATACCAGATGTCATTAATATTTTTAAAAATTTCCATGTGACCATCCATATCTTGGACACTGTTATCTTGCGAGTAAGTAAAAACGACATCGATAAGCCCTGAAAGCTCTTTTGCCTTTTCAACAATTACAATACTCTCTCCTCGGATAAGTGAAGAAAGCCATTTCATCTTGGACCTTTTGGTGAGAAGGTCTCTATTATTAAATTTTACCGTTGCGCTACCACCATTATTTTTGTTTGCAGCTAAAATTAGTTTTTCAACTTCATTTTCATTCATGACTTTGTAGTAAATAACGGGATTAGATGTTCTATCACCAAGAACTATGGACACCAAAACCACGACTCCATCAATCTGATTCCAGTAATTAAAATCTGAAAGATACAAGGATATGTTAGGAGAGTCAGAAACAGTGCTCTTTATTTGAACTGCAAAAAAGTCACCAGTTGAAAACTCCTTGTCAAAAACTTCAACTTGCGCATCAATCCCAATATCTATATCAAGAAGTCTGCAAGCCCATTTAAAGTTTGAAACAACCCAATATGCAAAATAATATTCTCCTGACCATCCAGTTATGCTTGTATCTTTAAATCTTTTCACTGTATCAATCCTTTGTAGCTGAATTTTTATTAGACGGGTCAATCTTTTTTAACACGTCAATTAGACCTATGATTATTTTCTCTTGTGGTAATTGAGGTGTTTTCTCAAAATTGATGTTGCTACTCCTAAGATCTTGCAATGTTTTACTAAAATCGCCTCCTTCTTTTTTACTTATAATATAAGCCAGCCTCTGATTTTCAAAATCAGTCCCAAGTTGCATGTAATATCTAATGAACACCAAAACGGCTCTCATTATGAAACCAACAAATATTATTAGAGATAGAGTTAGTAGGACCGTAGCTATCGAATCAGCAATTTTTCACTCTGATTTTTTGTGGTGTTGTAAGTGATCCCTTTCCAAGCCTTATAGGAAGCCTCTTGTTCCGGACTGAGGGGCTTAAAGGAACCGACTTCCGAGTTATTGCCTAAAAATACACCCACATGCCTATCCCCCTCATTTTTACCAGTATTAAATAAAACCAGATCGCCCGGCTTGAGGTTATTTTTTTTAATTATGGACGCATTAAGAATATCGGAAATCCAGTTTTTCTGATTGTCCTTATATCCAACAATAAGAGTCGTAACTAAAGTGGCAGCCATAATCAATAGAATTATCAGAGCGATGTTTGTCCGTCTCACAAACCTTGCTCTATGCTCTAAAACACTATAGACATCTATATCGCTACAAACGGTTTCTTTTTTGTCTGATGACATCTTCCTTTCCCAGTGTCGATTGCATAAGTTGCTCTACTGAAAATAGTTATACCTTAACATTTAACTGACTGGAATCATTACTGTAAATCTGACCTGCTCCCTTTGAATAACACTGGCTTAGGATATCGACGTCCGCTTCTGGCACTTTGCCGACTGTCATGTCATTACCACCACAAATCTAGCGGATAAAAAAAGCCCGTGAATACGGGCTTTTTTTGGTTACATCCAATGGGTTTGCTGCTGACCAATCTTTGTCGGGTGCGGCGGTATCGGCACAACTTCACCGGTGAAACGATAGAAAACGATTGTGTTTCGACCGTGAAAAGGTGCAGCTGCAGTTGATGTGTGTGCACTGATGAGAACTGCAGTTGATGTGTGTGCACTGATGAGAACTGCAGTTGATGTTGGTGCACTGATGATAACGCTCGTTTGTCATGTCTGAAAAATAGCGACTCGTGCGAGCATGAGCTGGGCACAGCATTTTGGGCAGTGAAGCATGATGATCACCCTCCAACGTTGCCGATATATGCACGTTACTCACTAACCTTTGCGGGATAGTTTTACCGGACACCTAAATCCCAAGTGCAGCAAGGATGGCGGTTTCCATTTTCTCCGGTGTGGTGATCGGTGCAAAACGCTTGAGCGGTTTACCGTCGCGTCCAATCAGGAATTTCGTGAAGTTCCACTTGATCCGCCCACCCAGCACGCCGGGCAATTCGCTTTTTAGATAACGAAAAACCGGGTGCGCTGCAGTTCCGTTGACCTCGACTTTCTCGAACATCGGGAAGCTCACCCCGTAGTTAATGTGGCAGGTCCGCGCAATGTCGTCGGCCCCGCCGGGTTCTTGTTTACCGAATTGATTGCAAGGGAAACCAAGCACCACCAAACCCTGTGCGGCGTATTTCTTATGAAGCGCCTCAAGGCCGCCATATTGTGGCGTGAAACCGCACTGGCTGGCGGTATTGACGACCAGAACCACCTTACCCGCGTAGTCGTTCATAGAGATAATCTGGCCGCCAAGGCTGGTGGCCGTAAGTTGATAAAAGGCGGTCATAGGGGAATCCTCAAAGTTGAACCGGTTCGACGTCGACATTAACCTATTGTGCTGTCTCGGGAGCACAGGGTATGTGTCGTGAAGAGAAGACCCCGGTCCAGAGTGCGTGGCAGGTCGGGAATCGTATGCGATTCATCTTTGCAAAGTCGAACGGTAAGAGCAACCAACAGGCACCCTGCGCCAGATTTTACTCAGTATTATCTCGATTCAGGCCAGCGGCCACTGCCAAAAGCAAGGCTGCTGTCGCTAACCCGCAGGCCAACCAGAGTGTGTCTGTCAGGGCCATCATATCGACGATCTGCCCCCCGCTCCACGATCCCAACGCAATCCCAGTGTTGAATACCCCGACATAAAGCGCAGCGGCAATTTCCACCGCACGCGGTGCGGCTTTCATCATCCAGGTCATCAGTCCGACGGAAAGTCCACCATATGCCAGCCCCCAAAAGATGAGAACACCGCCGCCCCCAGTGACCGATTGCCCGGTGGTAATAAACAGTAACGGCGTTAACACAAGACCTGCCGCAATCATAATAAGAGTGAATGTCGTGTAGCGCGCTGCGGTGATGCCCGCCAGAAAGTTACCGACGATACCTGCGACACCGTAGGCGAACAAGATGGCGATTAACAAAAGCCATTACTGCGCTGAACCTGCTACTTCGTGGATTGCGACGAGTAGAATGATATTTATGTCAGCACTCACTGCCAGGCGGAGTCCACTCCTGGTACGGAGGCGACAGCCACGCAATCATCATCACAAATCGATGAGGGACATATTTTGTCCCTTTCATCCTGTTCTTACGCGCTTTTCCCTTCCCTGAGATACACTCTTGGTAGAGCTAAATAGGGAGCATCGTGGATGGCGACATATCCGGAAAGTTTACTGATCCTCAACGGCAAAAGTGCCGGTAACGAACTGCTGCGCGAGGTCATCTCTGAACTGCGTGATAACGGAGTGATTATTCACGTTCGCGTCACCTGGGAAAAAGGCGACGCCGCGCGTTATATCGAAGAGGCCTGCCAGTTGGGCGTTGAGACCGTTATCGCAGGCGGTGGCGACGGGACAATCAATGAAATTGCGACCGCGCTTATCGAGCGCGATGCGGCGGATCGTCCGGCGATGGGGATTTTACCGCTCGGTACCGCGAATGATTTCGCCACCAGCGCGGGGATTCCGGAAAGCCTGGATAAAGCGCTCCAGCTGGCGATTGCGGGGAAAGCCGCGGCGGTGGATATCGCTCAGGTTAATGATAAAACCTGCTTTATTAACATGGCGACAGGCGGTTTTGGCACGCGGATCACCAGCGAAACGCCGGAAAAACTTAAAGCTGCGCTCGGCGGCGTGTCGTATTTGATTCATGGCCTGATGCGGATGGATATGCTGAAGCCCGACCGCTGTGAAATCAACGGTGAGAATTTTCACTGGCAGGGCGATGCACTGGTGATTGGCATCGGTAACGGGCGTCAAGCCGGTGGCGGGCAGCAGCTTTGCCCCGATGCATTGATTAATGACGGTTTGCTACAACTGCGTATTTTTACCAGTGATGGATTGCTGCCGGCGCTGTTCACCACGCTGACCAATCCAGAAGAAAGCCCCAATATTCTCGACGGTCAGTCCGCGTGGTTTGAAATTATCGCCCCACACGGTATGACGTTTAATCTGGACGGCGAGCCGCTAAGCGGTGAACATTTCCGTATTTCGCTGTTGCCCCGCGCGCTGAACTGTCGACTGCCGCCCGATTGCCCGCTTTTACGCTAATGTTTTAGCGCTGCACGAAAAGTCCCCTCTCCCGCGCGGAGAGGGAATCATCGTTTTAATACACCGCCACTTCACGCGCCATTTCACGACTGTACTGCTGGCTGGCATTCACCAGCATGCGGGTATAGTCGGTTTTGGCATTGCCAGCCACCAGCTCATCAACGGTCAAGGTTTCCAGAATTTTGCCGTACTGCATCACGGCCACTTTCTGGCACAGATGCGCAATCACCCCCAAATCGTGCGTCACCATCAGATAAGTGAGATTGGATTCGCGCTGCAAATCCGCCAATAAATTCAGGATCTCGGCCTGCACGGAGACATCCAGCGCTGACGTCGGCTCATCCAGCAGCAGCACCTGCGGTTCCAGAATCAACGCCCGGGCAATCGCCACGCGCTGTCGTTGGCCGCCCGAAAGCTGGTGCGGATAGCGATCGCGAAACGCCCGGTTGAGTCCCACTTTGTCCAGCAAACCGTGGATGCGGCGATCCCGGTCATTCATGCCCTGAATTTGTAGCGGTTCCTCCAGAATGTCACCGATGGTATGGCGCGGATGCAACGAGCCGTACGGATCCTGAAACACCATCTGCACGCGACGGCAGCGTTCCTGGCTGATGCGCTTCTCCAGGGGTTTGCCGTTGATTGCCAGCTCCCCGTCCCAGTGGGTAAACAGACCGGCGAGGCATTTCAGTACCGTGGTTTTACCGGAACCCGATTCGCCCACCAGTCCGTAAATCTCCCCTTCCTTGACGTGAATGTTCACGTCGTCCAGCACCTGATTACGCTTCTCACCTTCGCCAAACGCGAGGTTGAGGTGTTTAATCTCGATCATCTCTGCTCCTTACTCGGTGAGCCAGCTGGCCTGACGCTGCATGACGGGTAACGTCGGACGGCGATGGTTAAGTTCCGGCAGCGCGTTGATCAGGCCCTGCGTGTACGGATGTTTGGCGTTATGCAGATCGCAGGCAGCGATGGATTCCACCACCCGCCCGGCGTACATCACCAGCACACGGTCGCAGAAACTGCGTACCAGGTTGATGTCATGGCTGATAAAAATCAGCCCCAGACCACGCGATTTCACCAGATCGTCCAGCAACCCCAGCACCTGCAAACGCACGGACACATCCAGCGCGGATGTTGGTTCGTCGGCGATCACCAGATCCGGGTCGGTGATGAGCATCATCGCAATCATGATGCGCTGCCCCTGACCGCCGGAAATTTCATGCGGATAAAGGTTATACACCCGCTCCGGCTGGCGGATGCGCACCACATCGAGCATCTCCAGCACTTTGGCCTTGGCCTCGGCTTTGCGACCAGGATGGTGCGTCAGCCAGGCTTCAGCAATCTGGTTGCCGACGCAAACCACCGGATTGAGCGAGTATTTCGGGTCCTGCATGATCATCGAGATGCGCTTGCCGCGAATGCCGCGCATTTGCGCCTCGCTGACGCGCTGAAGATCCACATCGCCAAACTGCATGCGCGTGGCGCTGATACGGGCTTTCGCCGGGTGCAGGCGTAATAGTGCGCGCCCGACCGTGGATTTACCGGAACCTGATTCGCCGACAATTGCCAGCTTTTCGCGTCCGAGCTGGAAGGAGACGCCGCGCACCGCGTGGGTGACCGCGCCGCCGTTGATAAAATCGACGTGGAGATCGCGCACGTCGAGCAGAGGTGCATTATTCGCTGCGAGGATCGAGGATGTCACGTAGGCCATCTCCTAAGAAGTTAAACGCCAGGCTGTTGATCAAAATCGCCAGCCCCGGAATAGTCACTACCCACCAGCACTCCATCATGTAGGTGCGCCCGCTGGAAATCATTGCGCCCCACTCCGGCTCCGGCGGCTGTGCGCCAAGCCCAAGGAAGCCCAGCCCGGCAGCGGTCAGGATGATCCCGGCCATATTCATGGTGATGCGGATAATGACCGACGGCAGACACAGCGGCACGATATGTCGCCACAGCACGCGTGGCGCGGACGCCCCCTGCAAACGCACGGCGGAGATAAAATCAGCCTGACGCAGTGAGAGCGTTTCGGCACGTGCCAGACGGGCAATCGGCGGCCATGCAGTGATCGTAATCGCGATGACCACGTGCTCAAGCCCTGGCCCCAGCGCGGCGACAAACGCCAGCGCCAGAACGAGGCTTGGGAACGAGATGAAAATGTCGGTCACGCGCATCAGCACCGCATCGACTTTGCCACCGAAATACCCGGCGGTGACGCCCAGCAACAGGCCCAGCGGCCCCACGGTAACCGACACCAGCAGCACGATGTAAAGCGTGATACGCGAGCCATAGACCAACCGGCTAAAGATATCGCGACCGAATTCGTCGGTGCCAAACCAGTGCTGCGCGTTCGGCGCGACCAGCGCATTGTTGAGATCCTGAACCAGCGGATTGTACGGCGCGATCCACGGAGCAAACGCCGCGACAATCAGCAGGAGCAGAACAATTCCGCCGCCAATCGCGGTCAGCGGATTGCGCGCCATTTTGCCTACAAATCCTGCGGCGCGCAGAGCCGTACGTTTAATACGCTGACGGCTTTCGCTGTTGCGTGCCCCCAGCGGCGTATCCAGAGAAACGGTCATGATTTCGTCCTCGGGTCGAAGAATTGATACAACATGTCGGAGAGCAGGTTGAGCATCACGAAGATCAGCCCCACCAGCAGCACACAACCCATCACCGCGTTCATATCGCCGAGCAGTAAACTGCCGGTGAGATACGAGCCAAAGCCCGGCCAGGAGAAGACGGTTTCAATCAGGACCGCACCTTCAAGCAAAGAGCCGTAGGCCAGCGCCACGACGGTCAGGAGCTGTACCAGAATATTGCGGAACGCGTGATTCCAGATAACCTGACGCTCGGTTAAGCCTTTCACGCGCGCCGTGATGATGAACTCCTGCGACAGCTGCGCCAGCATAAAGCTGCGGGTCATACGGCTGATGTAGGCCAGCGAGTGAAATCCGAGCAAGGACGCAGGCAGTACCAGATGGTTTATCGCGTTCCAGAACACCGCGCTGTTGCCCGCCAGCAGTGCATCGACGGTCATTAATCCGGTACGACGCGGCACGATACCGTCCAGCCCCAAATCAAGCCGTCCGGCCCCGCCCACCCAACCGAGCCAGGCGTAGAACAGCAGCAGCCCCATCATCCCGACCCAGAAGATCGGTGTGGAATACCCCGCCAGGCTAATGATACGGACCACGTAATCGGAAAGGCTGTTGCGACGGGCTGCCGCCAGCACGCCCAGCGGAATGCCAAGCCCTGCGCCGACGATAATCGCCATGGTGGCCAGCTCCAGCGTGGCCGGGAAGACGCGCATGATATCGTCAGTCACCGGTTTACCGGTGAGCAGCGCATTGCCCAGATCACCATGCAGGAGATTGTTCAGATAAATGCCGAACTGCGTCAGCAGCGACTTATCAAAGCCTAACTGCTGATACACCTGCTGATAGGTGCTGTGGTCGGCATCCGGGCCGACAATCGCCAGCACCGGATCGACCGGCATTACGCGGCCGATAAAAAACGTCAGCACCAGCAGGCCAAACAGCGTGATCAGCACCTGCGTCAGTCGCTTCGAAAAACGACGGGTACGCGAGCCGGGAGAGAGGATCGCAACGCTCATTTGTCACCTCCGGTTTTATACACTTCGCGCAGGAACGTGGTGGCTGACGGGTGCGACTGGAAGTTTTTGACTTCATTACGCACCACCACGGAATCGACCATTTGCGAGAGCGGAATCATCGCCGGGATCAGCTCGTCGTAGCGTACCTGGATTTGCTGGTAATCGGCAATTTGCTGTTTCGGATCGCGCTCAAGCAGCGCTTTGTCGATCATCTCATTCAGCGGTTTATCGTAGAAACTGGTGCGCCAGCCCTGGAAGTTGGTCAGCCGCGCTTCGTCGCTGTTGTCAGGGTTGTAGACCAGCGCACGCAGGCTGGAATGCGGATGTGGCTCCACGCCGCTGCCGCCGCGCCCGACCAGCAGATCGAATTTACGCTCGCGCATTGCGCCGTAAATCTGGTTCCCGGTGCCGGTGATGATTTTGGCGTTGATCCCCGCCTGCATCAGCGTCGACTGCACCGCGATGGCGATATTCAAAAACGGCTGATCGGCCAGTACGCGCAGCGTGGTGTCAAATCCTTCCGGATAACCTGCTTCCGCCAGCAGTTTTTTGGCGCGCGGGATATCCAGCTTGTAGCCCGGATCCGGCAGCGTCGACGGCATTCCGGCTTTAATCGGCCGCTGATGCAGTACGCCATATCCCGGCATCAGCGCCTTATTGATGCCCTGATAATCGATCAGATAACGCACCGCTTCACGCACTTTAGGGTTCGCGAAATGCGCCTCTTTCATGCTCATCGCCACGTAATACACCGTCCCTTTTTGCACGGCTTCAACCGTGAGGTTTGGGTCTTTACGCAGGGCGTTGATGTCGGAGACGGCCATATTATTGGCAATATCCAAATCGCCTTTTTCAATCATCAGGCGCAGGGTTTGTGATTCCTGGAAATGGCGCAGCACAACGCGGTTCATCTTCGGCTGTTCGCGCCAGTAGTGCGGATTACGCTGCATCCGCAGCACGTCCTTCGCCTGCCAGATGTCGAGCATAAACGGCCCTGACCCGGCTTCGTTCGTTGTCAGCCAGCGGTTGCCCCAGTCGTTATTGACCTCATGGGTTTGCACCGTTTTGCTGTCGAGCACGCCCAGGTTGCCCAGCGCGCCGAGAGAGTAAATCACCAGCTGGGGATCGTTGGCTTTCGGCAACACGATCTGGACCGTGTAGTCGTCCGGCGCGCTGATCTGCTGGTCGATATTTTTTTTACTGAAGCCATAGGATTTCCATACCGAGGCCTGCGCCAGATTAAGGTGCAGCAGACGGCGCATCGACCACACCACGTCCTGTGCGGTGAGCGGGTTGCCGGAATGGAATTTGACGTCATCACGCAGATGGAAGGTCAGGGTTTTGCGGTCAGGGGCGATATCCCAGCGTTTCGCCAGCGCGGGCCTGACGTTGGTGAGCTGGTTTGGATCGAGTTCCACCAGCGAATCGTAGAGATTCACCACGATGCCGACCACTTCGTTCCCGGTCATGGCGGCCGGGTCGAGCGTCAGCAGGTTGTTCATATTCATACCGATGATGAGCTGGTCGGGCGGCGTTTTTGCGTACGCCGCACCGCTCCCCATCATCAGCGAGAGCGCGAGTAAACACGCCCCCGTGAGGGAGTTTTTGTTCATCTGTGTATACCGTTTGTAGGGTGAGATATCGTTATGTGTCAGTCGTGGCTGACGGTATTGTTTTCGATATACGCAAAATTAATGTCTTCGCCCAGTCCTGGGCCAGTCGGCAGGCTGACAATGCCGTTTTCATCCATCGGATCGACGATACTGTTGAGGTAGGCGGCGGGTTCATCGTAATCCAGGAACGGATGCAACAGACCGCGTTCGTACCAGCGGCAGTTCTTGATGGCACCGATAACTGCCAGGCTTGCAGCGCCGTTGCCGTGGACTTCGCAATCCATGCCAAACGACTCAGCAAGGTTCGCCACTTTGAGCGTCGGGGAAATGCCGCCCACACCGTTTGCGCCTGCGCGTAAGATGTCGCACGCACCCGCCTTAACCCAGTCGGCGCGGCTGTGGTGTTTTCCGCCGAGGCTTTCCGGGCCAATGATTGGGATGGACAGGTTTTCAGCAAGCCAGGCGTAAGAGGACATGCTCTCTTCTTCCATCGGTTCTTCGAACCAGGCAAAGTCGAGTTTCTCCAGCTCTTTGCCGATGTACAGCGCTTCGGTACGGCTGTACCAGTGATAGCCGTCGATCATCAGGTCGATATCCGGACCGACCGCTTCACGCACGGCAGCGCACGCTTTGACGTCCATTTTGGGGTTTGGCGCGAAAGAAACCGGCGGCATCCAGGTGTGCAGCTTGATGGCTTTATAACCGCGCGCCACCAGTTTTTCAGCAAAGCTTGCGTATTCGTCCGGCGTCGAGAGGCCACCCGGCAGATCGTCACCGCACATGGTGCTGCCGTACGCAGGCACTTTATCGCGGAACCCGCCCAATAGTTTCCACACGGGCATATTCAGTTTGCGACCGATCAGATCCCACAGCGCTTGCTCCACAAACGACAGGGCGCGTTCGGTAAGCTGATGCGCGCTGCCGCGCTGCCAGTGCGCCAGATCCTGCCAGATGCGTTCGCGGTTGAACGCATCCTGGCCGACCAGCACTTTACGAAAGAAGGTATTCACAACAAAAGGGCGCACCACTTCCGGCGGTGCAAATGAATACCCTTTAGTGCCATCGTCTGCGGTAATCGTCAGCATCGCCATTTTGGCCATGCTTTCAGGTCCAGGATGCGAGTGCCCGGCGGTGTCGGACACCCGACGCGTGGGATACTGGAAGACGGTGACGTTTACAGATTCAATTTTCATTATCAGTCCTTAACACAACAGAGGTCAGAGCGACGTCGTAATTTGAAAAGCTGTTTCGAAACTAACTTTAAGCGCAAAATTCATCCACGGCCTTAGACAAATTCCGCTAAGCATCGGCCATTTATTGTGCATATGCACGGGAGGGAGTGATACTTTTCACAAAAGGACAGAGAACTGTGAAGTGGATCGGGCGGCGAGTTTGACTGAAATGAAATTGGGTTTCGGATTTTAACCGTGCGGTCTGGTGCCCTCACCCCGCCCTTCTCCCACGGGAGAGGGAGAAAGCACTGAGCAGTACTTCTCTCCGTTGCAGAAGAATAGTGTGAGAGGAAAATTGAGGGAGAAAAGAGTGCGCCGGGCGATTCCCTCTCCCACCGGGAGAGGGTTAGGGTGAGGGGAAATTTACGCAATCGTCACTTTGCTATCCAGATAGACATCCTGCACCGCATTTATCAGCTTAACGCCATCGGCCATCGTCTTTTTAAACGCTTTTCGACCGAGGATCAGCCCCATCCCACC
Coding sequences within it:
- a CDS encoding mandelate racemase/muconate lactonizing protein, encoding MKIESVNVTVFQYPTRRVSDTAGHSHPGPESMAKMAMLTITADDGTKGYSFAPPEVVRPFVVNTFFRKVLVGQDAFNRERIWQDLAHWQRGSAHQLTERALSFVEQALWDLIGRKLNMPVWKLLGGFRDKVPAYGSTMCGDDLPGGLSTPDEYASFAEKLVARGYKAIKLHTWMPPVSFAPNPKMDVKACAAVREAVGPDIDLMIDGYHWYSRTEALYIGKELEKLDFAWFEEPMEEESMSSYAWLAENLSIPIIGPESLGGKHHSRADWVKAGACDILRAGANGVGGISPTLKVANLAESFGMDCEVHGNGAASLAVIGAIKNCRWYERGLLHPFLDYDEPAAYLNSIVDPMDENGIVSLPTGPGLGEDINFAYIENNTVSHD
- the hbpA_2 gene encoding extracellular solute-binding protein, which encodes MNKNSLTGACLLALSLMMGSGAAYAKTPPDQLIIGMNMNNLLTLDPAAMTGNEVVGIVVNLYDSLVELDPNQLTNVRPALAKRWDIAPDRKTLTFHLRDDVKFHSGNPLTAQDVVWSMRRLLHLNLAQASVWKSYGFSKKNIDQQISAPDDYTVQIVLPKANDPQLVIYSLGALGNLGVLDSKTVQTHEVNNDWGNRWLTTNEAGSGPFMLDIWQAKDVLRMQRNPHYWREQPKMNRVVLRHFQESQTLRLMIEKGDLDIANNMAVSDINALRKDPNLTVEAVQKGTVYYVAMSMKEAHFANPKVREAVRYLIDYQGINKALMPGYGVLHQRPIKAGMPSTLPDPGYKLDIPRAKKLLAEAGYPEGFDTTLRVLADQPFLNIAIAVQSTLMQAGINAKIITGTGNQIYGAMRERKFDLLVGRGGSGVEPHPHSSLRALVYNPDNSDEARLTNFQGWRTSFYDKPLNEMIDKALLERDPKQQIADYQQIQVRYDELIPAMIPLSQMVDSVVVRNEVKNFQSHPSATTFLREVYKTGGDK